A window of Magallana gigas chromosome 8, xbMagGiga1.1, whole genome shotgun sequence genomic DNA:
AACACAGCAAAGTCACTCAGCAAAGCATTGGAGATCTCTATTTGCCTGTGGAGCTGAGGTAAAATGGACTTGGTATCCATCAGAAAAGTAGCTGTCTCTATGGTAACAAGGTCATTAGTTGTCATGGTCACaagagaaataattaaaataaaagcacCTACAAGCACGATTCTCCATAACAAAGGAGATATAAGGTGTTTATACACAAAGTCTGCAATAGCCTTTAACAGAACGTAGGACTCGGCTTTTCCCTGCACAATATGAATGCTAGTAGGTCTGGGTTTGTCCCGACGCTTTTGAGAATATATCTGCTGCAGGACCTGTTCCTTTCCTTTGGAAGACCCCTGAAAATAGTGCAGAAGATCATTCTTTCTTTCATAGGGATCTTTACTATCGCTATAGCTAAAATGTCTTTCTCTGGGACCCTCACACTTCTCCGCACTCACTCCAGTCAGAATAAAGTAGATCTTGCCAGCCACGGAGTCCATGGCTACTTTCTCCTCGACGCCCCGCTTAGCTTTCCTGAACATCTGCTTCAACCAGGTGAAGCGATACAACAATAGGAGGAAGTCCATGAACAAGAATACACAGATGAACACTGGGAACAGGATGGTCCTCATCTTCTCAATCAGCGACGCCGTGGACGTGTGTGACTTTGTCTTCTCCTGACTGGAGGAGGAGTTCTGGTGCTGAGCAGACGGCTGGAAGTTCAACTCGTTCTCCAAGATGTGGAAGTTGTAAGACGTCAGCTGATTGGTAAGATCCTCGAGCGAGTTTATCAACAAATCGTCGTCTGACAGAGATAATTTGACGTTGGAATTCAATTTTGGAAGCGATGAGGATAATCTATAAGATAAACCATAACACACATCATTAGattacaatatatacatgttaaactAATATTGTAGTCTTTAATTTAACAGTTGTGATTTTTAACATACGTTTTCATGATGTCCTCAGTGACGTGAAGTGTCTCCTCTACTTGGTTAATCTCCAGCCAATCCATGAACCCCAGGAGGTGGTCCCTGTCCCGATCACTGTCCACCACGTCCTTCTGACCAATGAAAAGCTGCTCCGGGAATTTCAACCAATCGTTCCTCATCAGACTTCTCAGAAACTGATGGTACTTTGACAGCACGTCCTTGAACTGACTCTGTAAAGTACTGTTATATTCCCTGAGGAAAACTGACAGCTCTTCTTGGAGAGTCTTGGATTTTTCTTCTAGTGTATTTGTAAGAATGGTCTCAATGGTTTTATTTTGAAGGTAAAAATGTTTCACATATAAATCCAATTGCTTCTGCATCTGCTTGGAAATTCTTTGAATTTCCTGTAAGTTGTGGAAAGAGCATGCTCTGAGACGATCTCGAGTCTGGTTGTACATGTGAGATATCTCAGAAGTTTCGAACTCCTGCATCTGATGAAATCGTAGCTCCACAGCCTGGTGAATCTTAGCACTTGTGTTCGACACTATTGTTAAATTCCCTATAAGGGGTCCTTGCACAATGTAGAATACTCCTAACAAAACCGAGAATGTGAACATCAAGGCATAGACAACATACAGTGTAACAAGACAGCAGGTAACACTCCTGGAGATTGGAGTTTTAATCATCCTCGCCCCGTCCTCTTGCTTTGATCTGTCCTCATCCTTAAGAAAAGTCACACCTGGGTACTTGAAAACATCGTTGGTCGTCACTTTTCTAATTTTGGAAATGCAGAATGCGGCAATCACAAAAATTGTGACCAAAATTCCAGAAAAGATCAGAATGACTATAATCGGTATCCAGGGAAACTGACTGATGACGTGTTCCTTGACGACGAGTTCGGAGTTGACCGGAATCTGGGTCGGGTTGATCAGCATAGTCAGAAGGATCTTGTGTGAAGCCGTTGTGTCGTTGATGAAGACAGCGAACACATTGGGGGTGTCGCTGCGAGATCTGGGGAGGATGAAGCTGAAGGAAAACTGGGGGTCTGGACACTTCACGAAGATGTCGTATTTACCGAAATAGGACTCCATGAACTGGTCGTAGACGTCCATTGTCAAATAACCTGGGCATTTCAGAAGGGTACCTAGGAATGGATACAAAAATCTCAATCATCAAGAATGAAAAGTCAGTTTTTATCCATTATATAAAATAACCTTTTGTCATTACTCATAcagtttaaaatcatatttttaatgaaacatcAAAAATCTAATATTGTGTTGAGTTTTTTATCcataatatgtatataaaagacttcttttaattttataaatactaaAAACAGCATTCCTAAATAACTTATCTTTAATGACAGTTCAAGAAAAAAGCAGCCCCATgagatttaataattaattcttATTTCTATATCTTTTATGTTTCTGTGATTTGCACTGTCTTAACAATGTTATTGACGTTTACAGATCAAGTAACAACGACTGTACTTACCATTGACGGTGATGTTCCAACTCCTGGTGGTGTGGAGCCATTCCAGACTCCCAGTAAAACTACTAGCATTCACTGTAGTGGGCCCAATGTCCTCCTCAAACGTAGACAGAATTGACTTGTCTcctataaatatatacaaaagaatttaagttttaacaaatatttaagcTCAAAATTTTATGCTGCCATATTCACCGGCCTTTCTTATGCTTGaccaaatttaaaagaaatgttacaAATACGAACGGATTAAAGTATTACATCGCCTCTTTATTTAATCACAGCTATTACCTTTGATTTCCACTTTGATTTGGGCTGCACTATCTAGGGGCGTGGCTTGATATTCAAATTTCCCATGGACATTATAGACGGTTGGATCTATCACTATCTTCTCCGCTGTGTGAAGAGGCTGCTGGGGATAAATCTTCGAGAAGTTCTTGGCGTCGCACTCTCCCCTATTCCACGTGACAGAACTGTACAGAAACGGCCGCTCGAACTGCACGGTGGTGGAGTACACACTACTCTGCCACGATTGCTGCCGCTGCGGGCGGACCTTGAAGTTCTTCCTTGAATTGAACTGCTCGGGCGTCTTCAATGGCTGCACTACGAACCTCATGGGAGTGTTATCGATAAAGTGAGTTCCGGTGAGGATCACCTCCTCGTAGATTTTTGTCCGGGAGTCGTGCTCCGTGCGGATGAAGTCCTGACTGGCCTCTCCTTTCTGGTGGTATCCCCTATCGGTGACCTCCGGGGAGAAGTAGCGTGTCTTGAAGCTGTGCTGTATGGAAGGCAGCTTCACCGTATAGCTCACTTTATACAGGTGGGCTGGCTTTTTGTACTGCAGGTGACACATGAACTTCCTGTCTAAACTTTGGAAATTGGGCTCGATGCTATACCTGTATACATCTCCTGTAAGACGATAAGTGGATTAAATCTTTAACGAGgcctgggtggtcaacaaagtAGCAATCGGAtctactttgaatttttttaaataattttttttagctataatatattatttacagtaataaagaattttttaaaatatatttttgttatattaaaaagtttcaaatttaCAGGTTATcctaatatatgtataattatacagaACTCTTTCTGAAGGAGATCAATATATTCTAAAAAATGGCCATGGCCATCAAGTCCTCTTAAGGAATCTTCATAATCGGCAAAGTGACTTTGTGATTCAAAGATGGTAAGATAGAGATACAAACCTCTCGCACACTCCACTGGCCTCTTTGGACACGTCTCACTTAACGCCCTCTTACATGCTAACTCACTGAAACACCCTACTCGGCAACATGCTACGTCCTCTGAAGATGCTGTGAACAAAGAATAAAAccaatttgaaagaatttaaaacatgttacatTTGGAAATCATTCATGAAATGGTTGAAATTTTTGGACAATACACATTACACGAAGCCTTACTTGATGTTTGAGTACACTGGTTCAAGCATTTCTGACATAATTCCAAACTCTTCTTGCAGTCTTCCGATGGAAAATTTAGATGTTGGGCTTCTGTCTTCTCCAGATTGAAGGTCTCAGTCAGAAGTGTGTTTGGGAGAGAACAGTACATCAGGTTGGTGTTTTGGAATAACTGAGAAAAATTACTtgcctgaaaaataaaaatatccctTATTGGatcttaaggtggctcacttcaccgtgaaatattttctcaaatcagcagaaaattacttgattatgatagatatcataatggataaaaagtatttaagtctaataggcaaaaaaatgtgcaattttggatgaaaaattacattttcaaaaattgaattctgttaacatgaacaaaagctccaggcggattcgaactcatgatctgcggttcagaagcccaatattttaaccactgagcttcgacgatatacaacccattcaaacgatataaacagtttaacaaaacatttaaattgccatcttgtgacgtagtgtcttaaaaagtataagtgtaggtgtagtgaggtaccatAACTGCTTTCTACAAAATATAGGTATATTTGCCTTTTGCCATACAAAAAGCCCAAAAAACCCTTTAAATTTAAGAGtttgatttacttttatatgtTAATgcagttttgtttgtttttgttttgtttgtttgttgttgttgttcttattttttggggggggggggggggttatcacaagtgtatacatacatgtacatgtaccagtatataaGTATAATGCATATGACAGTTGGTATCGGGAAAGGTGTTATTATTTTTGACCCCATTACCTTTCCATCGGAGTAGGGACACTTGATGTAGAGGTTCCTGTTCAGGTACGAGTCTCCCTCCTTGAAACCCTCGGGGCAGGGGTCATTCTCTGTGGGGTTGCAGGTATCCATGCTGGCCACGGTGAACTGGTCCGGAATGATGTCCAGTATCATCTTGTAATGATCAGGCACAATGTCCCTACAAACACAACAACATATATATATCAGAATACTGGTATACACTCGCACAAAAACATCTACCTTTTCCTTTTATCAAAGATATTATTCTATTacttcagaaaaaaatacatgttttacattctTGCATATGTCCTTAAAAATCACTACAACTTGTCCCTAAATATATCTGATATGATCATCCCTACTTACAGTCTGATATGAATATGTGGAATCATCAAAACTCACAGGGATCAGTTCATTCTCATTTATTGCCATACTTAAACATGTTTGTGAAGGTCTGAACTGAAAATTGGTTGGTGAGGTGTACCCatgaaattcaagaaaaatgggCAACCACTAATATAAATGATTCGATTCTTGAAAGTTGTAAATGATTGTCGCTGACCTGCAGCAGCGGTGCTGTATGAACCCTTACCTGCAGTAGCGGCGCTGTAAGAACGTCATCCGATCCTTCATATTTTTAGTCAGGAAGATATCCCGGAAGAAGAATGGAGCATCGTCCTCGTGGTCCAGGTCTACGTACTCCGGGATCAGGAACGTCTGGGACACCTTGATGCTGATCTCCATGCCCGACTTCCGGATGAACGGAAACTCCATCTGGTTCTGGTTGCTGTTCAGGAACAGCATGGTCATCTCGTCCCGGACATTGTTCAGGGCCTCCATGAACACGTTGCTGGAGGAGGAGATGGAGATGGAGGCTGCAAAAAGTCAACAACAAATCTGTCAGGATCTACACATGCCTAAAAAACAAAGGATTCCAATCTTTTTTCTCcctattttttttcagtgtgtaaaagtcaaagaaaaaaaacccctaatATATAAGAGTcagagtgaaaaaaaaattagaagcaAAATTTTCTGGACAGTCAGTAATTACTCTTGAATAGTTACATATTATGTTTGTTCAAGAGATTAATGTTTCCTTGATGAAAAACCGATAATTGTGCAAAAATGATGCTTTCAGTTTATATATAATTCTAACTAAGGGCACTTGTGTTGAATTGTAAGTCTTGAAAAATCTATATTTCTGTCTTAACAACTGGAATTGTCTCTCTTTGAACATACTTGAGTTACTTGGCTCCTTGATGGTGGCATCCCATCGGACATTACTCACTGGGAAATTCACATCTGTAATACAAAaggtttgtatttaaaaaaaggaatgtataaaaatatgattaatttttacaaacaattttactaTTTCCTTAATTACCGTACATTTGAACAATGCCTTCAaggcaaaatttttttttaaatttgcatgcatttgtatttgctaatgcttaaaaattttcctgttttaattacaaaatcaaatttacatgtTTAAATAAAGGTTACTACCAACTGCAATCAATAAATGTAATACAGCACACTTTTTTAACTAAACAAGTTCACAAATACCACCTCCAAAGATCTTCTTAGAATTATATTAGGGGTCATTCATGATTTTTAGATGTGAATTGACACTGAGTAAATATCATCTAGTAATTTGCACAAGATATTAATAAAATGTCTTTTCAATTGACAGGTGCCCCTCGATCTTCTGGAGGTACCGGTAAATGAAATGTTTCAGGGGTGGGTGTGTATGTGAATCTAGAGGGGGGAGAAGGGGTCAGAACCAACATAACCAACATAGGTGCTCtggatgcccccccccccccccccgaaaaattTCTGGATCTGTGCACGCAGGTGTGTGTTTTGTACAAGAAGAGAAAAGCATGTCTTGTCTATTGACAGGTGCCCCTTGATCTTTTGGAGGTTAATGTTGAGTGGTTTGGTGTGTGAGAACTGACCTATACAGATGGTGTCCTGGGTGCTGGAGCAGGGAGCCGCCTGATAGGTGGTGCCTTGACACTGGGTACACTCTGAAAATACACCAAATACTCTGTAGAAGTTAGACTACAATTCTCATATAAACGTTCTTGTGCTTTCAATTTCCTCACTATGCCTACACATTTTGTTGGACAAAAGTTATATCAATTACATATCATTAAAGATCCTTACATTTAAAGATTCCTCTTTTAATACCCTCTGTTTCTATATATTCACTTTAAAAAGAGTGGCTTCATTAACTATGCTaactaattaaataaattttatatcattaagaagaaaaaatatggaCAGGTGTTTATTCTTAGTTTTACCCTCattcagaatattttttatcttattgGAAACCTTGAAACTTGACCTTTTATACCATTGATCCTTACTAAAATCATATTCAACATTAGCACTAGTAGTCTGCAAACTTCTCAACATATTGAAGTTAAAAGACTGTAAGATATGAAGAGGAAAGATCAGATGTCTATGATACCATccaatatatcatatatcaaagAGATGAAGTTACAACCTCGGACCCCCACCAACCaatgcaaaaattaaaacaccAAATGTTGCTTATATTATGTGTAGTATATAATTGGCTGTTTGTAAACTTGATCTTGATGCTTTCGACAGATATAGAGTTCCTGTGATGTAAAAAATACCTCGGCAGACGAGATCCTGATGAGCGGAGCACTGGTGGGTCATATAATAACCATCTGGACAAGACGTTGAGCAAGCTGTAACACCGAAAAAACAGAAATTTAGTTATCTAAGTCATTTTTcgtcaatttcaacttttttttcacTTCCACTTAGGCATGTAGCATCAGGGGAGGGAGGGGGAATGGGGAAAGGGGAGCAGGCCATGTGGGGTTTGCCCCCTTTTTTtgaacaaacattttttctttaattttacataGTCCCCACCCCTTTTTAACAGaagataaaaaatacataaaattaacaaaatatattttaatattaaggTTTAGGTAGTTATGCTCTTCGCCTTTTCACTCCCTCCATTCCTCCCCAAACCTTTCAATGGTTAGGatattgaagattttgggaaagggtttttccccctttttttcttttgctcGTCAAGCTTTTGGGTAAGTTTGACCCCCCACCCCCTCGAAAATGATGCAACGTGCCTGTCACTGTGCCATAACAGTACAACACAACCAAGAGCACTCAGATAcaatcaaaattaatgtttgaaCAGAGGATTTTCTGAATCAGTCTGTGACATTAAAACATCATACACATAGAATAGAATGTCTATGAACAACCAGAAAATTGTCATTGTAATTTCAAGATTTATAACGTATTACTTATAGGTGGAACATGTTGTACATATGAAAATGAACCAGAGAGCATTTCTCGTTGATTCTTTAATATGACATGCATCCATTAGGACATTTTCTCCATTTATATCCACACATATCAAGAGTTTCACCTGAACACTCCCTGTGTTTGACAAAGTAGCCTCGTTTGCAGCGGCAGTTTAGATTTCCTTGCAGCGTGTCACAGATTGCATAAGTCTCACATCTCGTCGGATCGCTCTTACACATGGCTTTTACATCTGcaattaagatataaaaaataacaaagtttCGTCAACAGCAAACAAACAATACAGGATAAAATTCAAAACACCCCAAAAATCTGCTGATATTGTACATAGcttgaaatcatataatatTCCCTATCAGCCTTTAAtcttaaaggtacatgtatacgtaagaACAAATGTTTTTCGAAATGAACAATTATTTGATGTGTATCAATTAAGCATATCAAAGAATGCAATAGCAAATCTGACGAACCCATTATATGAACTCTGGTAACGAGCGCCATGCTGTTACTGTTGATAGAGATAGCAGAAATGGCCGGGTTCTCGCTGTACGATCGGATCCTACCTGTAAACACACAAAAAGACACAAAAAACATCAGTGACGGGGTGCTTGTTTATCAATTACCGTTGGGAAACAATGCTCTCTCAGATTTGCATCGAATGTTGTCGAGATTCTGTGTTAATTAATGTAGCAGACATAGGAGATCTGGATTCATCAGCAGGAGGAAGGAAGTCTGCGGAGACAACGCAAGGGTTTGTCAGGGGCACATGTCACTTTTCTCTTGATATTCACGCCGTCAACTCTTTTGCTTAATGTCTATTCTTACATTTATAATGGTGAAAACTACTGTAGATTACTAGTAAGTATTACCACATGTTTTAATCTGCCTGTTGCAAATTTTGCAGGAGTGAAGTACCTTATatcttcaatatttttatttctgcatGCACATGGCcaagttgtttatttttttgtttttaatcattttttaatattttcaacataGCAAACATaatttctgtcattttttttatttgcagaaGAATTAGCACAAAATAGATCACAGCAAATAAGAACACACATATGGTGTATGTTATATGGACTTTGGAAAGGGAATCACATTCCAACATAAAATTTATTGTCAAAAATGTAATGATGGGGTAAAAAGTACAGAAAACTTTCTGTATCAGATCCTTAAATTTCTCCTTAAAATTGACCAAAGGTACCTGCCTTTTGAAATAGCAGTAACATTGATAAGCAATATAGCTGCCGagtgattgattgattgatttctgTGAGCCTTAGTACAAAACCCTGCAAGGATGCAAGGTCTATTAGATTACAATGTATCGCAAAGCTAAAGATTTTGTAAGAATGTATGCCAATGGAATATTTCCTGCTTGAATGTAATGAAACTGTGTATTGACAAATGTCACATATATCTGTTCATCGCCTTTGGTGTACATTTATTGTATGTAATTGTGTGGGATTACACAACTGAACAAAAAATGAATtccttttttaatcttttaattgtccaaaatcaattgattatataattttaccacagaaaaaattcaattgagATATTTCACTGCAGGCTTTGAAAACAGAACCATCGGAACCTGGAATGCGTAATTTGAAGTTTGTATTGTGTTTTTACTCTATTAACAAAAAGCAATCAGAAATTGGTTCCAAAAGAGAGAGTGAGGGATTGGCATAGAAATGAATGGGATACTGCTACAGATGTGAATGGCACTCAATATGAATGGAGCTCTTTTAAGTCGGCTCATTTTGAACTTACAAAAGAAGAGGAAAAAAATCCATGCAGCTACTAGCATTGAGAAAAAAACCaccaacaatttaaaaaacaaattgctCATTTTGAACAAAGTTAATTAAAGAGgttcaaaaaatgcaatgcatgCAGTAAGTTGCAATTTCGAagaaaaacaacataaaaaaaacccccagcAACTGCATTGTAGGTGGAATTATTCGGGCAAGTTTAAAGTTGAAGGAGCATATAGCAATTTCTGCATGACGGTTTTTGTTGGTAGAATTATAAACACATGAATTAGATCAGATaaatttttctgatttaattCCATCAAACAAAGAATAAGGGGATTCATTTGGTATAAAAGTCAAGAATTtacagggtttttttcattatatattgtATCTGCTTCTTGTACCTCCTTCTAACACCATTTTAATTgtgacaaattttgaaattaaatcatttaactTAGTTAGTAAAACTGGCCAAAAAATTTTCCATCTACCGAAAACATTTCTACGATAACATGCAGTACTAAAATATTAAAGACAACTCtactatagaaaaaaatcacagtAAATCATTCAACTCAAGGAACTttaggtgggtttttttaagaCAATAAAGTAGCAAGCTTTTCttaaaaagggttttttttatctgtacaGGGTGAAACTGAGGCCTAACTCTGACATAACGAGGATATGACAGAATGGAAACTATTTATTCTGTAACAATTGGAATTGAGCCCTGGCTTGCTGTCTCAGATAAACTGACACCATCGTTACTTTTTCACATAACGATGATCTCACGACCAGGAAACCGTTGCACTTCCTCACCTTGTCCACATACCTTACTATCACCTCATCACGTTACAACCAAATTCACAAATCAAGATATTTGGATCAATCGGAATGGGATAAATCAATGACGAGTGACAGTGTGTGACAGAAACGGTCAGATAAACACATCATCGACATACTTAGCATCGGAACTGAATAAATcacaatacaatattttttataaacttttttcaGAGTTCCTGGTTc
This region includes:
- the LOC105344583 gene encoding uncharacterized protein isoform X3; this encodes MWRINSEPCRPQTQNVVAQTDHELRTTHPYVEQSQTTMSEAQTFREKLLRVWFGRDSSRRLRWLSLPAPVMVCVGVTLMAAVVCAVSSLSHNYYLRVRVPSDTHIRRIRSYSENPAISAISINSNSMALVTRVHIMDVKAMCKSDPTRCETYAICDTLQGNLNCRCKRGYFVKHRECSACSTSCPDGYYMTHQCSAHQDLVCRECTQCQGTTYQAAPCSSTQDTICIDVNFPVSNVRWDATIKEPSNSTSISISSSSNVFMEALNNVRDEMTMLFLNSNQNQMEFPFIRKSGMEISIKVSQTFLIPEYVDLDHEDDAPFFFRDIFLTKNMKDRMTFLQRRYCRDIVPDHYKMILDIIPDQFTVASMDTCNPTENDPCPEGFKEGDSYLNRNLYIKCPYSDGKASNFSQLFQNTNLMYCSLPNTLLTETFNLEKTEAQHLNFPSEDCKKSLELCQKCLNQCTQTSTSSEDVACCRVGCFSELACKRALSETCPKRPVECARGDVYRYSIEPNFQSLDRKFMCHLQYKKPAHLYKVSYTVKLPSIQHSFKTRYFSPEVTDRGYHQKGEASQDFIRTEHDSRTKIYEEVILTGTHFIDNTPMRFVVQPLKTPEQFNSRKNFKVRPQRQQSWQSSVYSTTVQFERPFLYSSVTWNRGECDAKNFSKIYPQQPLHTAEKIVIDPTVYNVHGKFEYQATPLDSAAQIKVEIKGDKSILSTFEEDIGPTTVNASSFTGSLEWLHTTRSWNITVNGTLLKCPGYLTMDVYDQFMESYFGKYDIFVKCPDPQFSFSFILPRSRSDTPNVFAVFINDTTASHKILLTMLINPTQIPVNSELVVKEHVISQFPWIPIIVILIFSGILVTIFVIAAFCISKIRKVTTNDVFKYPGVTFLKDEDRSKQEDGARMIKTPISRSVTCCLVTLYVVYALMFTFSVLLGVFYIVQGPLIGNLTIVSNTSAKIHQAVELRFHQMQEFETSEISHMYNQTRDRLRACSFHNLQEIQRISKQMQKQLDLYVKHFYLQNKTIETILTNTLEEKSKTLQEELSVFLREYNSTLQSQFKDVLSKYHQFLRSLMRNDWLKFPEQLFIGQKDVVDSDRDRDHLLGFMDWLEINQVEETLHVTEDIMKTLSSSLPKLNSNVKLSLSDDDLLINSLEDLTNQLTSYNFHILENELNFQPSAQHQNSSSSQEKTKSHTSTASLIEKMRTILFPVFICVFLFMDFLLLLYRFTWLKQMFRKAKRGVEEKVAMDSVAGKIYFILTGVSAEKCEGPRERHFSYSDSKDPYERKNDLLHYFQGSSKGKEQVLQQIYSQKRRDKPRPTSIHIVQGKAESYVLLKAIADFVYKHLISPLLWRIVLVGAFILIISLVTMTTNDLVTIETATFLMDTKSILPQLHRQIEISNALLSDFAVLSNEMLAEFQSKTVMEVNEINSLLGHTVQRHTSIVMSLVQELCSIENASPCQHTQPTLSLLDTLQGCNFMPIHPQYLQEFRDVTFMEYLHTELLPLVVTLRQILFNTCYILFGFACLMLISQIFMRLIIFYLLKTNRLPKVTRYLVSNANECWKASPIGPHSNSSFYRSYSLIESCESGVVGDIDDHYRDPTTLHPTTQPHN